A part of Aegilops tauschii subsp. strangulata cultivar AL8/78 chromosome 2, Aet v6.0, whole genome shotgun sequence genomic DNA contains:
- the LOC141020513 gene encoding UDP-glycosyltransferase 73D1-like: MEATLSAKPHFVVIPWPTTSHIIPIVDIGCLLALHGAAVTILTTPASAQLVQSRVDRVGAQGDSAGIEVTVIPYPSVEAGLPEGCERLDHVPAPDMVPCFFDATTRFGDAVATHCRLMASPRRPSCIIAGMCNTWASGIARELGVPCYIFQGFSAFALLCCEYLHTHKPHEAVASLDELFDVPVLPPFECKFARRQLPLQFLPSCSIGEESLQELREFELAVDGIVVNSFEELEHDSAARLAAATGKTVLAVGPVSLCHAPALDVSDDATRCMAWLDAKKAKSVLYVSFGSAGRMPPAQLMDLGMALVSCPWPVLWVIKGADSLPDDAKKWLQENTDADGVADSQCLAVRGWAPQVPILSHPAVAGFMTHCGWGSTLESVAAGVPMAAWPFTAEQFLNEKLIVNVLGIGVSVGVTKPTEGVLTGGSGGAKAEVGMEQVKTALEKLMDGGAEGEDRIRKVQELKAKAKAALENGGSSCMNLDKLVQSVV, translated from the coding sequence ATGGAGGCGACCCTGTCCGCAAAGCCTCACTTCGTGGTCATCCCATGGCCAACCACCAGCCACATCATCCCCATCGTCGACATCGGCTGCCTCCTCGCCCTGCACGGCGCCGCGGTCACCATCCTCACGACGCCCGCCAGCGCGCAGCTCGTCCAGAGCCGCGTGGACCGTGTCGGCGCCCAGGGCGACTCTGCCGGGATCGAGGTCACCGTGATCCCGTATCCGTCCGTCGAGGCCGGGCTGCCGGAGGGGTGCGAGAGGCTGGACCACGTGCCCGCGCCCGACATGGTGCCCTGCTTCTTCGACGCCACCACGCGATTCGGCGACGCGGTGGCAACGCACTGCCGACTCATGGCGTCGCCGCGGCGTCCGAGCTGCATCATCGCCGGAATGTGCAACACGTGGGCGAGCGGCATCGCGCGTGAGCTCGGCGTGCCCTGTTATATCTTCCAAGGCTTCTCCGCGTTCGCGTTGCTGTGCTGCGAGTACCTCCACACGCACAAGCCGCACGAGGCGGTCGCGTCGCTGGACGAGCTCTTCGACGTCCCGGTCCTGCCGCCCTTCGAGTGCAAGTTCGCGAGGAGGCAGCTTCCGCTGCAGTTCCTGCCGTCCTGCTCAATCGGGGAGGAGAGTCTGCAAGAGCTCCGCGAGTTCGAGTTGGCCGTCGACGGCATCGTGGTGAACAGCTTCGAAGAACTCGAGCACGACTCCGCTGCGCGCCTCGCCGCAGCCACCGGCAAGACCGTGCTCGCCGTCGGGCCAGTCTCCCTGTGCCACGCGCCTGCTCTGGACGTCTCAGACGATGCAACGCGGTGCATGGCGTGGCTGGACGCCAAGAAGGCCAAGTCCGTGCTGTACGTCAGCTTCGGCAGCGCCGGGCGCATGCCCCCGGCGCAGCTCATGGATCTCGGCATGGCGCTCGTGTCGTGCCCCTGGCCTGTCCTGTGGGTCATCAAGGGCGCCGACTCGTTGCCCGACGATGCCAAGAAGTGGTTACAGGAGAACACGGACGCTGACGGCGTCGCGGACAGCCAGTGCCTTGCGGTGCGCGGCTGGGCGCCGCAGGTACCCATCCTGTCGCACCCGGCCGTGGCGGGCTTCATGACGCACTGCGGATGGGGCTCCACGCTGGAGAGCGTCGCCGCAGGCGTGCCCATGGCTGCCTGGCCGTTCACCGCGGAGCAGTTCCTGAACGAGAAGCTGATCGTGAACGTGCTCGGGATCGGCGTCTCCGTCGGCGTGACCAAGCCCACGGAGGGCGTGCTGACCGGTGGCAGCGGCGGGGCGAAGGCGGAGGTCGGGATGGAACAGGTGAAGACTGCCTTGGAGAAGCTCATGGACGGAGGAGCCGAAGGGGAAGATAGGATTAGGAAGGTTCAGGAGCTGAAGGCGAAAGCAAAGGCGGCTTTGGAGAACGGCGGGTCGTCGTGCATGAATCTGGACAAGCTGGTCCAATCCGTCGTCTGA